One window of the Actinomyces procaprae genome contains the following:
- a CDS encoding beta-carotene 15,15'-monooxygenase translates to MTANIPVTARQAPPLPGWIRPLTGPGEPPLGRKAAWVVENLFLAMSPAILLGLSYPLAMSRMVGHAVGGVPVSSLIISVAVGVPWLSQVTCGPVYRLMGAVADAEPAQCPRQFARLWPTVLAFAIPPVLLVSALVAATTHWSVTAIVAHFVLLLENMIFAQSLMVADLLRRRRRWALGWAAYAAAVLLLPAAWYLPPLAATLTQVVPMRSALAELLRPLPVRPAEYLADMGRGLILGGVLWADKLLLFLTLGTQWRIALAYLCLQPAVLGYSFYFAIATPRVNAAFNDFHKGLESVSIDSLHDRSRYLTRLLDRGLVRAGLVAALGVTVVVAVVAVADPGSVPDVLAVSTGSALLAVLTLLAYEIDHAGDPVLALALSAAHLLAALTAFTLVGGLTGSFVVTALVDVVLIAVSLGIYRVRWSSPEYSFFWRKALSW, encoded by the coding sequence ATGACTGCGAACATTCCTGTTACTGCCCGGCAAGCGCCCCCGCTTCCCGGGTGGATCAGACCTCTGACCGGGCCCGGCGAGCCCCCCTTGGGGCGTAAGGCCGCATGGGTTGTTGAGAACCTGTTCCTGGCGATGTCACCCGCCATCCTCCTAGGGCTGTCCTACCCGCTGGCCATGAGCCGGATGGTGGGGCACGCCGTCGGCGGCGTACCGGTCAGCTCCCTGATCATCTCCGTCGCCGTGGGAGTCCCCTGGCTCAGTCAGGTCACCTGCGGGCCGGTGTACCGCCTCATGGGGGCGGTCGCGGATGCCGAGCCCGCACAGTGCCCCAGGCAGTTCGCCCGGCTGTGGCCGACCGTGCTGGCCTTCGCCATCCCGCCGGTGCTGCTCGTGAGCGCACTGGTCGCCGCGACCACCCACTGGTCCGTGACGGCGATCGTGGCGCACTTCGTCCTGCTGCTGGAGAACATGATCTTCGCCCAGTCCCTGATGGTCGCGGACCTGCTGCGCCGACGGCGTCGCTGGGCGCTCGGCTGGGCGGCATATGCCGCCGCGGTCCTGCTGCTCCCGGCGGCCTGGTACCTGCCGCCGCTGGCGGCAACTCTCACGCAGGTCGTGCCGATGCGCTCCGCCCTGGCGGAACTGCTCCGCCCCCTCCCGGTGCGCCCCGCCGAGTACTTGGCGGACATGGGGCGCGGCCTCATCCTCGGCGGCGTGCTGTGGGCGGACAAGCTCCTGCTGTTCCTCACCCTGGGCACGCAGTGGCGCATCGCCCTGGCCTACCTGTGCCTTCAGCCCGCGGTCCTCGGGTACAGCTTCTACTTCGCAATCGCGACGCCCCGAGTCAACGCCGCATTCAACGACTTCCACAAGGGGCTGGAATCGGTGAGCATCGACTCGCTGCACGACCGCAGCCGCTACCTCACCAGGCTCCTGGACCGAGGGCTCGTGCGGGCCGGGCTGGTGGCCGCCCTGGGGGTGACGGTCGTAGTGGCGGTCGTGGCCGTGGCCGATCCGGGGTCCGTGCCCGACGTGCTGGCGGTGTCCACCGGCTCGGCGCTGCTGGCGGTCTTGACCCTGCTCGCATACGAGATCGACCATGCCGGGGATCCCGTCCTGGCGCTGGCCCTGTCCGCCGCACACCTGCTGGCGGCGCTTACGGCGTTCACACTGGTCGGCGGCCTGACCGGATCCTTCGTCGTAACCGCACTGGTCGACGTCGTACTGATTGCCGTTTCACTGGGCATCTACCGGGTGCGGTGGTCCTCACCCGAATACTCATTCTTCTGGCGAAAGGCCCTGTCATGGTGA
- a CDS encoding 4'-phosphopantetheinyl transferase family protein: MLQPHTAAKTPLLAAIVPAPVIVWETPYDVDAPLLPEEAAHISGASPRRRAEFTTVRHLAGRALAELGLERPPMVPGPVGEPAWPDGVVGSLTHCLGYRAAAVARASEVTALGIDAEPSRPLARGVLERIASPAERENVCELAEALPGVAGDRLLFSIKEAVYKACFPRARRPPRFADAEVGIRADGAFMVRLATGPDSNAELTGRWAAGGGLLASAVVMKASV; encoded by the coding sequence ATGCTGCAGCCGCACACGGCCGCCAAGACCCCCCTGCTCGCGGCGATCGTCCCGGCGCCGGTGATCGTCTGGGAGACGCCCTACGACGTCGACGCGCCGCTGCTGCCGGAGGAGGCCGCGCATATCTCGGGGGCCTCGCCCCGGCGCCGTGCCGAGTTCACCACGGTGCGGCACCTGGCCGGGCGGGCACTGGCCGAGTTGGGATTGGAGCGCCCGCCCATGGTGCCGGGGCCTGTGGGCGAGCCCGCCTGGCCCGACGGCGTCGTCGGCTCCCTGACCCACTGCCTCGGTTACCGGGCGGCGGCGGTCGCCCGCGCCAGCGAGGTGACCGCGCTCGGCATCGATGCCGAGCCGAGTCGGCCACTGGCTCGCGGCGTGCTGGAGCGGATCGCCTCCCCCGCGGAGCGGGAGAACGTCTGCGAACTGGCCGAGGCGCTGCCGGGCGTCGCCGGTGACCGGCTGCTGTTCAGCATCAAGGAAGCGGTGTACAAGGCCTGCTTCCCCCGTGCACGGCGCCCCCCGCGCTTCGCGGACGCAGAGGTCGGCATCCGCGCCGACGGCGCCTTCATGGTGCGGCTGGCTACGGGCCCCGATAGCAATGCAGAACTGACCGGTCGCTGGGCTGCGGGCGGCGGCCTCCTGGCGAGCGCCGTCGTAATGAAGGCCTCGGTGTAA
- the pelF gene encoding GT4 family glycosyltransferase PelF, translating to MVSSISSITERAADGVGPVLAPLPDGVPADGHYEDVDVAIVMESTYPYLKGGVSAVVHDIITGNPDLTFGIIHITWDHDCPRTDLYGMPGNVRWVKVVYLSMADHPEFTSSRPADLHMNHRERLVLAHRLIDALQALAAGDGKRVWDLIAEGMAASTRRYPLWALLGSAEFMETYRDRMPTLGMSLSELFWCLREFFSQAYAVLGETMPRARVYHAHTTGYASLLAANAARENRASFLLTEHNLYVRDTINTLLGRRMDKPVTSQDYRTFDVGGRDRMWMAWWIEMGRLCYPEAYATTYLYPDAVKEARNLGLDSGAVHIIPNGIVIDEFDEAYARRQAAIASLRAAGADSHRWRLVYIARVVPIKGLLDLIESMRILRERGLRFHLDVCGPTEHAPEYYERCVARIAELGLEDVITVRGTINVREHLSDWDLFLLPSYNEGMPMVSLETMGAGIPTVSTDVGALRPVVLGAITTQEGTVLDPGGFVISPGDPVLMADRIQQVTGDMDLFEQMSNSARARAETAFNLLKVNAAYHELYQKGGVGVRRRTDRVRTTGERYGRVAQSPSRQGRHRAPRRPLRWAGRARKGRAANK from the coding sequence ATGGTGAGCAGCATCAGCAGCATTACGGAACGTGCCGCGGACGGCGTCGGTCCGGTACTCGCGCCGCTTCCCGACGGCGTTCCCGCCGACGGGCACTACGAGGACGTTGACGTCGCCATCGTCATGGAGTCGACCTACCCCTACCTCAAGGGCGGGGTGTCCGCGGTTGTGCACGACATCATCACCGGCAACCCCGACCTCACCTTCGGGATCATCCACATCACCTGGGACCATGACTGCCCGCGCACCGACCTGTACGGCATGCCGGGCAATGTGCGCTGGGTGAAGGTCGTGTACCTGTCCATGGCCGACCACCCCGAGTTCACCTCCAGCCGGCCCGCCGACCTGCACATGAACCACCGTGAGCGGCTCGTCCTGGCGCACCGGCTCATCGACGCCCTCCAGGCCCTGGCCGCCGGGGACGGCAAGCGCGTGTGGGACCTGATCGCGGAGGGCATGGCGGCCTCAACGCGCCGCTACCCGCTGTGGGCGCTGCTCGGTTCGGCCGAGTTCATGGAGACCTACCGCGACCGCATGCCCACCCTGGGCATGTCGCTGAGCGAGCTGTTCTGGTGCCTGCGCGAGTTCTTCTCCCAGGCATACGCCGTCCTGGGGGAGACCATGCCGCGGGCGCGCGTGTATCACGCGCACACCACCGGTTACGCCTCCCTGCTGGCGGCCAATGCCGCCCGGGAGAACCGCGCCTCCTTCCTGCTGACCGAGCACAACCTGTACGTGCGCGACACCATCAACACCCTGCTCGGCCGGCGCATGGACAAGCCGGTCACGTCGCAGGACTACCGGACCTTCGACGTCGGCGGACGCGACCGCATGTGGATGGCCTGGTGGATCGAGATGGGGCGGCTGTGCTACCCGGAGGCCTACGCCACCACCTACCTGTATCCGGACGCCGTGAAGGAGGCGCGGAACCTGGGGCTCGATTCGGGCGCGGTCCACATCATCCCCAACGGCATCGTCATCGACGAGTTCGACGAGGCCTACGCCAGGCGGCAGGCGGCAATCGCCTCGCTGCGCGCCGCGGGAGCGGACTCCCACCGGTGGCGGCTGGTGTACATCGCCAGGGTCGTGCCCATCAAGGGGCTGCTCGACCTGATCGAGTCCATGCGGATCCTGCGCGAGCGCGGACTGCGCTTCCACCTGGACGTGTGCGGCCCCACCGAGCACGCCCCCGAGTACTACGAGCGCTGTGTGGCCCGGATTGCGGAGCTGGGGCTCGAGGACGTCATCACGGTGCGCGGCACGATCAATGTGCGCGAGCATCTGAGCGACTGGGACCTCTTCCTCCTGCCGTCGTACAACGAGGGCATGCCCATGGTGTCCCTGGAGACCATGGGCGCGGGCATCCCCACCGTGTCCACCGACGTGGGCGCGCTGCGGCCCGTGGTCCTGGGCGCCATCACCACTCAGGAGGGCACGGTGCTGGATCCCGGTGGCTTCGTCATCTCCCCGGGGGATCCGGTGCTCATGGCGGACCGGATCCAGCAGGTCACCGGCGACATGGATCTGTTCGAGCAGATGAGCAATTCCGCCCGTGCCCGTGCCGAGACCGCCTTCAACCTGCTCAAGGTCAACGCCGCCTACCACGAGCTGTACCAGAAGGGCGGGGTCGGCGTACGGCGTCGGACCGACCGCGTCCGCACGACCGGTGAGCGGTACGGCCGCGTGGCCCAGTCGCCGTCGCGGCAGGGCCGTCACCGTGCTCCGCGGCGGCCCCTGCGCTGGGCCGGTCGTGCCCGCAAGGGCCGCGCGGCCAACAAATGA
- a CDS encoding O-acetyl-ADP-ribose deacetylase, protein MRIEAVHGDITTQEVDAVVNAANSGLLGGGGVDGAIHRAAGPRLLQACRELRATSLPDGLPVGEAVATPGFDMPARWVIHTVGPNRHAGQTDPALLRAAFRSSLELAQELGCRSVAVPAISAGVYGWDADAVARAAVVEARALAARADTASGVEVCGTDVVDAAAAQPGGLELVRFVLFSERLLRAFQTALDA, encoded by the coding sequence ATGCGGATCGAGGCTGTACACGGGGACATCACCACCCAGGAGGTGGACGCCGTCGTCAACGCGGCCAACTCCGGGCTGCTCGGGGGTGGCGGGGTCGACGGCGCCATTCACCGCGCCGCCGGGCCGCGCCTGCTGCAGGCCTGCCGCGAGCTGCGCGCCACGAGTCTTCCCGATGGGCTGCCGGTGGGTGAGGCCGTGGCCACGCCCGGCTTCGACATGCCCGCCCGCTGGGTGATCCACACCGTCGGACCCAACCGGCACGCGGGCCAGACCGACCCCGCCCTGCTGCGCGCCGCCTTCCGCTCCAGCCTGGAGCTGGCCCAGGAGCTAGGCTGCCGCAGTGTGGCCGTGCCGGCGATCTCCGCCGGCGTGTACGGCTGGGACGCCGACGCCGTAGCCCGGGCGGCGGTGGTCGAGGCCCGCGCCCTGGCGGCCCGGGCGGACACGGCCAGCGGCGTCGAGGTGTGCGGCACCGACGTCGTCGACGCCGCCGCGGCGCAGCCGGGCGGGCTGGAGCTGGTGCGCTTCGTGCTCTTCTCCGAGCGGCTGCTGCGGGCCTTCCAGACGGCCCTGGACGCCTGA
- a CDS encoding putative glycoside hydrolase, giving the protein MSGTGRGVGAWLRYGGPIAPAELDFAVAHYRAAVLQPWEREAAARLKDARPDMTVLAYRCLSSVREFEPPERCASGIGWAQARDRGWIAGRGGEPVEWDSYPGHFQARVWDPDYRAAWAQQVSASLEGTAFDGVMADNDVFEDYYGLDLPAISATDPLAPADVAGLRAALTDLVEGAGRALSAVGRLLVPNIAEARREPGRWGRHAAWGGGFDECWLGWGDGVLFDAGTAAAQADQLSGPGLGVLRTPSGGSGPDHDGSRSALYGLAMFWIIGGGAPTLSFTATGHDDYSRTPWFPAMDADLGRPLGPVRKSGRVWRRRFEGGVAAAVPDGEHGGTVTLPAGAVRPGPLGRPDGEPLPRRLRLAPHGGVLALTP; this is encoded by the coding sequence ATGAGCGGCACCGGACGGGGAGTCGGCGCTTGGCTGCGCTACGGCGGACCGATCGCGCCCGCGGAGCTGGACTTCGCCGTCGCCCACTACCGGGCAGCGGTTCTGCAGCCGTGGGAGCGGGAGGCGGCGGCGAGGCTCAAGGACGCCCGCCCCGACATGACCGTGCTGGCGTACCGCTGCCTGTCCTCGGTGCGGGAGTTCGAGCCGCCGGAGCGCTGCGCCTCGGGCATCGGCTGGGCGCAGGCGCGCGACCGCGGCTGGATAGCCGGGCGCGGCGGTGAGCCGGTGGAGTGGGACTCCTACCCGGGGCACTTCCAGGCCCGCGTGTGGGATCCCGACTACCGGGCCGCGTGGGCGCAGCAGGTGTCCGCATCCCTGGAGGGCACCGCCTTCGACGGGGTCATGGCCGACAACGACGTCTTCGAGGACTACTACGGCTTGGACCTGCCGGCGATCTCGGCCACCGATCCGCTCGCTCCGGCAGACGTCGCGGGGCTGCGGGCGGCCCTCACGGACCTGGTGGAGGGGGCGGGCCGCGCCCTGTCCGCCGTCGGCCGCCTGCTCGTGCCCAACATCGCCGAGGCACGCCGTGAGCCGGGCCGCTGGGGGCGCCACGCCGCCTGGGGCGGGGGCTTCGACGAGTGCTGGCTCGGCTGGGGCGACGGCGTCCTGTTCGACGCCGGGACGGCGGCGGCGCAGGCCGACCAGCTGAGCGGCCCGGGGCTGGGGGTGCTGCGCACGCCGTCGGGCGGGTCCGGCCCGGACCATGACGGTTCCCGCTCGGCGCTGTACGGGTTGGCGATGTTCTGGATCATCGGGGGCGGGGCACCGACCCTGTCCTTCACGGCCACCGGCCACGACGACTATTCGCGCACGCCGTGGTTCCCCGCCATGGACGCGGATCTCGGCAGGCCGCTTGGGCCGGTGCGCAAGTCGGGCCGGGTGTGGCGGCGCCGCTTCGAGGGTGGTGTCGCGGCGGCCGTCCCGGATGGGGAGCACGGCGGGACGGTGACGCTTCCGGCCGGCGCCGTGCGTCCCGGTCCCCTGGGGCGGCCCGACGGCGAGCCCCTGCCCCGCCGCCTGCGGCTGGCCCCCCACGGAGGCGTCCTCGCGCTGACCCCCTGA
- a CDS encoding FAD-dependent oxidoreductase → MPGETFTEMGRDMDEGIEAARLLVSYGYEALDVDVGSYDSWYWSHPPMYQAKGLYVPYARQLHEACPEIPLIVAGRMDDPDLAAAATADGTATLVSLARPTLADPEIVNKLQRGRRDLVRPCISCQEGCIGRIEKCSSLRCAVNPLAARELERPLPQATDRTRMRVLIVGGGVAGMEAARVLAERGHLPVLHEASERLGGVVIAGGQPSFKEDDLALIAWYERQLAELGVEVHLGSRVDAELIRRSGADHVLIATGSTPRLLDLGEGVPVVEATDALLDQDSLGERVVIVGGGTSGCELAISLRERGIEVTIVEALADVLKKNAPTCMANHAMLHDLVAYRGVEVLAGVRAEHVTDAGLLVSVDGEERLVPAQTVVTAIGYKPRHELEAEVKAAGIPYHVIGDARRCANIMYAIWDGFEVASQLAK, encoded by the coding sequence ATGCCCGGTGAGACCTTCACCGAGATGGGGCGGGACATGGACGAGGGCATCGAGGCCGCCCGCCTGCTCGTGTCCTACGGATACGAGGCGCTCGACGTCGACGTCGGCTCCTACGACTCCTGGTACTGGAGCCACCCGCCGATGTACCAGGCCAAGGGCCTGTACGTCCCCTACGCGCGCCAGCTGCACGAGGCCTGCCCCGAGATCCCGCTGATCGTGGCCGGGCGCATGGACGACCCGGACCTGGCCGCCGCGGCCACGGCCGACGGCACGGCCACGCTGGTGTCGCTGGCCCGCCCCACCCTCGCGGACCCGGAGATCGTCAACAAGCTCCAGCGGGGCAGGCGCGACCTGGTTCGCCCCTGCATCTCCTGCCAGGAGGGCTGTATCGGCCGCATTGAGAAGTGCTCGTCGCTGCGCTGCGCGGTCAATCCGCTGGCGGCCCGGGAACTCGAGCGCCCCCTGCCGCAGGCGACCGACCGCACTCGCATGCGCGTGCTGATCGTCGGTGGCGGCGTGGCCGGCATGGAGGCGGCCCGCGTGCTCGCCGAGCGCGGCCACCTCCCCGTGCTCCACGAGGCCTCCGAACGCCTCGGAGGCGTGGTCATCGCCGGCGGCCAGCCCTCATTCAAGGAGGACGACCTCGCCCTGATCGCCTGGTACGAGCGGCAGTTGGCGGAGCTCGGGGTCGAGGTGCACCTGGGCTCCCGGGTCGACGCCGAGCTGATCCGCCGCTCCGGAGCCGACCACGTGCTCATCGCCACCGGCTCCACCCCGCGGCTACTCGACCTCGGCGAGGGCGTGCCCGTGGTGGAGGCCACCGACGCCCTGCTCGATCAGGACTCCCTCGGCGAGCGGGTGGTCATCGTCGGCGGTGGTACCAGCGGCTGCGAGCTGGCCATCTCCCTGCGCGAGCGCGGCATTGAGGTCACCATCGTGGAGGCGCTGGCCGACGTGCTGAAGAAGAACGCGCCCACGTGCATGGCCAACCATGCGATGCTGCACGACCTGGTCGCCTACCGCGGCGTCGAGGTGCTCGCCGGCGTCCGCGCCGAGCACGTCACCGACGCCGGCCTGCTGGTGAGTGTCGACGGCGAGGAGCGGCTGGTCCCGGCGCAGACGGTGGTCACCGCGATCGGCTACAAGCCGCGCCACGAGCTGGAGGCCGAGGTCAAGGCCGCCGGCATCCCGTACCACGTCATCGGCGATGCGCGCCGGTGCGCGAACATCATGTACGCGATCTGGGACGGCTTCGAGGTCGCCAGTCAGCTGGCCAAGTAG
- a CDS encoding ATP-dependent Clp protease ATP-binding subunit: MFERFTDRARRVVVLAQDEARALNHNYIGTEHLLLGLIHEGEGVAAKALESMDISLDAVRAQVVEIIGEGQSAPSGHIPFTPRAKKVLELSLREALQLGHNYIGTEHILLGLLREGEGVAAQVLTKLGADLSTVRQTVMQMLSGYEGKETVTAGGSNKEGTPSGSAILDQFGRNLTAAAREGKLDPVIGRHKEMERVMQILSRRTKNNPVLIGEPGVGKTAVVEGLSQAIVHGDVPETLRDKQLYSLDMGSLVAGSRYRGDFEERLKKVLKEVRTRGDIVLFIDEIHTLVGAGAAEGAVDAASILKPMLARGELQTIGATTLEEYRKIEKDAALERRFQPVTVEQPSIEETIGILGGLRDRYEAFHRVVITDDAIEAAAKLADRYINDRFLPDKAIDLIDEAGARLRIRRMTAPPELREIDERIAAVKKEKESAIDDQDFERAASLRDDERRLGEERAAKEKAWKAGDLDQVAEVDENLVAEVLAMSTGIPVVKLTETESAKLLGMEDELHKRIVGQDKAIQALSKSIRRTRAGLKDPKRPGGSFIFAGPTGVGKTELAKALAEFLFDDEDALIQLDMSEFAEKHTVSRLFGAPPGYVGYDEGGQLTEKVRRRPFSVVLFDEVEKAHPDIFNSLLQILEDGHLTDAQGRVVDFKNTVIIMTTNLGSKDIGKAVATGFQSTEGGTMDYEEMKAHVNRELKQQFRPEFLNRVDDLIVFPQLTKAEVRQIVDLMIGRLSQRLDEQEMDIELTGAAKELLAERGFDPVLGARPLRRAIQRDIEDALSEKILFGEIERGQKVLVDAEGEGILGEFTFRGVPREDAEETVREAEEIASAAAEPAQ; the protein is encoded by the coding sequence ATGTTCGAACGCTTTACTGACCGCGCCCGCCGCGTCGTCGTCCTGGCCCAGGACGAGGCCCGCGCGCTCAACCACAACTACATCGGCACCGAGCACCTCCTTCTGGGCCTCATCCACGAAGGCGAGGGAGTCGCCGCCAAGGCGCTGGAGTCGATGGACATCTCCCTGGACGCCGTGCGCGCCCAGGTCGTGGAGATCATCGGCGAGGGCCAGTCGGCCCCCTCCGGTCACATCCCCTTCACGCCGCGAGCCAAGAAGGTGCTGGAGCTGTCCCTGCGCGAGGCGCTGCAGCTGGGCCACAACTACATCGGCACCGAGCACATCCTGCTCGGCCTGCTGCGTGAGGGCGAGGGCGTGGCCGCCCAGGTGCTGACCAAGCTCGGCGCCGACCTTTCCACCGTCCGCCAGACCGTCATGCAGATGCTCTCCGGCTACGAGGGCAAGGAGACCGTCACCGCCGGCGGCTCCAACAAGGAGGGCACGCCGTCGGGCTCGGCCATCCTGGACCAGTTCGGCCGCAACCTCACCGCCGCCGCGCGCGAGGGCAAGCTGGACCCGGTCATCGGCCGCCACAAGGAGATGGAGCGCGTCATGCAGATCCTCTCCCGGCGCACCAAGAACAACCCCGTCCTCATCGGTGAGCCCGGCGTCGGCAAGACCGCCGTCGTCGAAGGCCTCAGCCAGGCGATCGTGCACGGAGACGTGCCCGAGACCCTGCGGGACAAGCAGCTGTACTCCCTGGACATGGGCTCGCTCGTGGCCGGCTCCCGCTACCGCGGCGACTTTGAGGAGCGCCTGAAGAAGGTCCTCAAGGAGGTGCGCACCCGCGGCGACATCGTCCTGTTCATCGACGAGATCCACACGCTCGTCGGGGCGGGTGCCGCCGAGGGCGCCGTCGACGCCGCCAGCATCCTCAAGCCGATGCTGGCCCGCGGCGAGCTGCAGACCATCGGCGCCACCACGCTGGAGGAGTACCGCAAGATCGAGAAGGACGCCGCCCTGGAGCGGCGCTTCCAGCCGGTCACCGTCGAGCAGCCCTCCATTGAGGAGACCATCGGGATCCTGGGTGGTCTGCGCGACCGCTACGAGGCCTTCCACCGCGTGGTCATCACCGACGACGCCATTGAGGCGGCCGCCAAGCTGGCCGACCGCTACATCAACGACCGCTTCCTGCCGGACAAGGCCATCGACCTGATCGATGAGGCGGGTGCGCGCCTGCGGATCCGCCGCATGACCGCCCCGCCGGAGCTGCGTGAGATCGATGAGCGCATCGCCGCGGTCAAGAAGGAGAAGGAGTCGGCCATCGACGACCAGGACTTCGAGCGGGCCGCCTCCCTGCGCGACGACGAACGCCGCCTCGGTGAGGAGCGCGCCGCCAAGGAGAAGGCCTGGAAGGCCGGTGACCTCGACCAGGTGGCCGAGGTGGATGAGAACCTGGTGGCCGAGGTGCTGGCCATGTCCACCGGCATTCCGGTGGTCAAGCTCACGGAGACCGAGTCCGCCAAGCTGCTGGGCATGGAGGATGAGCTGCACAAGCGCATCGTCGGCCAGGACAAGGCCATCCAGGCGCTGTCGAAGTCGATCCGGCGCACCCGCGCCGGGCTGAAGGACCCCAAGCGCCCGGGCGGCTCGTTCATCTTCGCGGGCCCCACCGGTGTGGGTAAGACCGAGCTGGCCAAGGCCCTGGCGGAGTTCCTCTTCGACGACGAGGACGCCCTGATCCAGCTGGACATGTCCGAGTTCGCCGAGAAGCACACCGTCTCCCGGCTGTTCGGCGCGCCCCCCGGCTACGTCGGCTACGACGAGGGCGGCCAGCTGACCGAGAAGGTGCGGCGGCGACCCTTCAGCGTGGTGCTGTTCGATGAGGTGGAGAAGGCCCACCCGGACATCTTCAACTCGCTGCTGCAGATCCTGGAGGACGGCCACCTCACCGACGCCCAGGGCCGCGTGGTCGACTTCAAGAACACGGTCATCATCATGACCACCAACCTCGGCTCCAAGGACATCGGCAAGGCCGTTGCCACGGGCTTCCAGTCCACCGAGGGCGGCACCATGGACTACGAGGAGATGAAGGCGCACGTGAACCGCGAGCTCAAGCAGCAGTTCCGGCCCGAGTTCCTCAACCGCGTGGATGACCTGATCGTCTTCCCGCAGCTGACCAAGGCGGAGGTCCGCCAGATCGTCGACCTGATGATCGGTCGCCTGTCTCAGCGTCTGGACGAGCAGGAGATGGACATCGAGCTGACCGGCGCCGCCAAGGAGCTGCTCGCCGAGCGCGGCTTCGACCCGGTGCTCGGCGCCCGCCCGCTGCGCCGCGCCATCCAGCGCGACATCGAGGACGCCCTGAGCGAGAAGATCCTCTTCGGGGAGATTGAGCGGGGCCAGAAGGTCCTGGTCGACGCCGAGGGCGAGGGCATCCTGGGCGAGTTCACCTTCCGGGGCGTGCCCCGGGAGGACGCGGAGGAGACCGTGCGCGAGGCCGAGGAGATCGCCTCGGCCGCCGCCGAGCCGGCGCAGTAG
- a CDS encoding DUF6054 family protein, protein MSVYTRSLKGPYDELLPFLTASIVGRSISASEEPSADVSTAAGRVAVRAFERYSWAGSNRVGMTLTAVEDGDAVHVVGITVGGSQAVFMKINTFGEDAFLETLINACAAWESKHGVLPQR, encoded by the coding sequence ATGTCTGTCTACACCCGCAGTCTCAAAGGCCCCTACGACGAGCTCCTCCCCTTCCTCACAGCCTCCATCGTCGGCCGGTCCATCTCCGCGTCCGAGGAGCCCTCCGCCGACGTCAGCACCGCCGCCGGGCGCGTGGCCGTGCGCGCCTTCGAGCGCTACTCCTGGGCCGGAAGCAATCGCGTCGGCATGACGCTCACAGCCGTCGAGGACGGCGACGCCGTCCACGTCGTCGGCATCACCGTCGGCGGCAGCCAGGCGGTCTTCATGAAGATCAACACCTTTGGCGAAGACGCCTTCCTCGAGACCCTCATCAACGCCTGCGCCGCGTGGGAATCCAAACACGGCGTGCTCCCCCAGCGCTGA
- a CDS encoding DUF2516 family protein, translating into MEILGLVAYYLALAVGLIWRLAQLTAVVLGAWALIDTLTRDASHFIAAGKRTKGFWVGVNAAGIVVVLLMGASSMVGLLGVVANAVYLADVRPALRYYAPVRVRSSIRFPGSGGAQGGRGPRDWTPGR; encoded by the coding sequence GTGGAGATCCTGGGACTTGTTGCCTACTACCTCGCTCTTGCCGTCGGCTTGATCTGGCGGCTCGCACAGCTCACCGCCGTGGTCCTGGGCGCCTGGGCGCTTATCGACACCCTCACGCGAGACGCTTCGCACTTCATTGCCGCCGGCAAGCGCACCAAGGGCTTCTGGGTCGGCGTCAACGCCGCCGGGATCGTCGTGGTCCTGCTGATGGGTGCGTCCTCCATGGTGGGCCTGCTCGGCGTGGTCGCCAACGCCGTCTACCTGGCCGACGTCCGCCCGGCGCTGCGGTATTACGCGCCGGTGCGGGTGCGCTCCTCGATCCGCTTCCCCGGGAGCGGCGGTGCCCAGGGTGGCAGGGGCCCACGGGACTGGACGCCGGGCCGCTGA
- the dtd gene encoding D-aminoacyl-tRNA deacylase, with protein sequence MRAVLQRVRRAAVRVDGEVVGAIERPGLLALVGVTHDDGSAQVATVARKIAELRLFDGPGDDGGAAGREVSVADLGAPVLVVSQFTLYADVRKGRRPSWNGAAPGAVAEPLVEAVVAELRARGLEVATGSFGAQMDIDAELDGPVTILLEA encoded by the coding sequence ATGCGCGCCGTTCTGCAGCGCGTGCGCCGGGCGGCGGTGCGTGTGGACGGCGAGGTGGTCGGCGCGATTGAGCGCCCCGGGCTGCTTGCGCTGGTCGGTGTCACCCACGACGACGGCTCCGCGCAGGTCGCCACCGTGGCCCGCAAGATCGCCGAGCTGCGGCTCTTCGACGGCCCGGGGGACGACGGCGGGGCCGCGGGCCGGGAGGTGTCGGTGGCCGACCTGGGGGCGCCAGTGCTGGTGGTCTCCCAGTTCACCCTGTACGCCGATGTGCGCAAGGGGCGCCGCCCCTCATGGAACGGCGCCGCCCCGGGCGCGGTGGCCGAGCCCCTGGTGGAGGCGGTGGTTGCCGAGCTGCGCGCTCGCGGCCTGGAGGTGGCCACCGGCAGCTTCGGCGCGCAGATGGACATCGACGCCGAGCTGGATGGCCCGGTCACTATCCTTCTCGAGGCCTGA